The Nitrospira sp. nucleotide sequence GCAAATACCGCTGGTTCCGCGCGCGCGGACAGGCCGTGTGGGACGACAATGGACGGCCCTTCCGCATGGCTGGCTCCTTACAGTGCATCACCGACCGCAAACGGATGGAAGAAGCCCTCCGACGCAGTGAACGGCTGCTGAAAGACGTGATCGATAACACGACCGCCGTCATTTACGTGAAAGGGCTGGACGGACGTTACGTGCTCACGAATCGCCGGTTCGGGCAGCTGTTCAACTTGACCACCGATCAGATCGTCGGGCGCACCGATCATGATCTCTTTCCCCGAGAAATCGCCGACGCATTCAGTGCCAACGATCGCCAGGTGCTGGAATGCAAGGCTCCGGTGGAGTACGACGAAACCGCCCCTCACCGGGATGGGCTGCGCCACTACATCTCGATCAAATTTCCGCTCTGCGACGAAACAGGGACCCCCTATGCCGTGTGCGGAATCTCCACCGATATCACCGAACGCAAACGACTTGGAGATGCCCTCCGCATCAACGAGGAGCGGGTTCAGCTCGCGCTCATGACTGCGCGCGTCGGCATCTGGGACTGGAACCTGCAGACGGACCACTGCTATTGGTCGCCGATCGTCAATGATCTGCTCGACCTCCCGGTCGGTGCTGGTCCCCTCTCCAGGGAGGAATTTCTGGCCAGAGTCTACCCAGAGGATCAGGCCACCGTTCTGGCGGCGCTGCTGGAGGCGCCCAAATCCTCTCAGCCTGAGTTCGCCTATGCTCACCGCGTGCGCCGAGCCGACGGCACTCTCCAGTGGCTCTCATGGTCGGGCCATGTGGTTCGGAGCGCGACCGGGACAGCGACCCGCATCCTGGGGACCGTCCAATCCATCTCAACCGGACAGGTGCCGCCGTCAGAGCCCACGCAGACAGGTCGCAAGGCCCCAGAGAAACCGCGACACGACAATCTGCGATCGTGATATTATGAGGACGCCTCATCGACACCACACGGAGTGTTCCCCCTTCGCCGGATGCCGCGCACCTGGCAGATACTTGGGGGGATTCGCTCTGCTCATCATATTTTGTCTCCTCGGATCAGCCCACGCCCTTGCCGGAGAAATTGCCATACTGCAATCCTCCGACTTGCCGGCCTATGCACAGGCGATCGAGGGATTCAAAGTCACGGCCCCTGCCTCCATGACCTATGTCGAATACGATTTGCGCGGTGATCCAGAGCTCGGGAAAAAGCTGGCCAGGAAAATCAGGGCCTCCGACGCCTCCCTCGTTCTGGCCGTCGGTCTCAAAGCCGCTCTGGCCGCCCAGGTGGAGATCATGGATCTGCCCATCGTGTATATGATGATTCTTGATCCTTCAAAGCATCGTCTCTCCGCCCCGAATATGACCGGCACGCTGCTGGAGATTCCCGCGGAACGTCAATTCAAGATTCTTCGCTCGTTGCTGCCGTCGCTCCATCAGCTCGGAGTCCTGTTCGACCCCGCGAAGAGCGGATCCCGCATCAAAGAAACGACTCCCTATGCGGCTGCCAGCGGGTTCAAGCTGACGGAATTTCCCGTCGGCAGCGAAAGAGAGGTGCCGCAGCAGCTACGCGCGCTCATCGAGACCGCCGACGGACTATGGCTGGTACCCGATTCAACGGTCTTGACCGCGGAGTCCGTCGGTTTCATCCTCGAATCGGCCATGGCACGCCATGTCCCTGTCATCGGCTTCTCGCCGGAGATGACCAGGCTCGGAGCGCTCCTCAGCATTTCCGTCTCCTACGGCGATGTCGGCCGGGAAACCGGCCTACTTGCCAGACGACTCCTCGATGGAGACAGGAAACTCCCGATGAAACCGATACCCGTCGAACGCCTGAGCATTACGGTGAACCAAAAGACCGCCAACTTCCTGGAGATCACCTTTCCCAGCGAAGCCGAGCGCCTGATTGATGAGAAATATTAGGATCTGATTTCTATGGCAGCCGAACCGCTTTCTCTCCAGAGTCCGACACCGCCTCCCGGCGCACCGACCAGGCCGTTCGTCAGCTTGCGGACGAAATTTGTCGTGTTCTTCAGCCTGATTCTGGTCCTGACCTGTTCCACGTTGAGCTGGTATTTTGTGGAGATTCGACGCGATGCCATGCTGCAGAATCTCCATCGCCTCGGCACAATTCTCCTGACCAACATCGCGCACAACA carries:
- a CDS encoding ABC transporter substrate-binding protein; the protein is MGGFALLIIFCLLGSAHALAGEIAILQSSDLPAYAQAIEGFKVTAPASMTYVEYDLRGDPELGKKLARKIRASDASLVLAVGLKAALAAQVEIMDLPIVYMMILDPSKHRLSAPNMTGTLLEIPAERQFKILRSLLPSLHQLGVLFDPAKSGSRIKETTPYAAASGFKLTEFPVGSEREVPQQLRALIETADGLWLVPDSTVLTAESVGFILESAMARHVPVIGFSPEMTRLGALLSISVSYGDVGRETGLLARRLLDGDRKLPMKPIPVERLSITVNQKTANFLEITFPSEAERLIDEKY